The region CGACccgccataatagaaaagaagaagaagaaggaaaagaagaagaagaagaagaagaagaagaagccgcGCCTTCGCCTAACGGTCGTTAACGGCTTTCTTTTCGCACACGAAAGACACAATTGTTTCCTAAAGGTAAGCtgaatgtgcagacatgacttTTATTTGGTTGggaattgtgttttttagtttgtaaCTTCAACAAGCGCGCTATATTTAACCCATTTTGCATGGAAAATTCACCAAACCCAAGGTCCCGCCTTTTTGCCAAATCTAGGCGAACGGGTAAAATTTAAATCCTGTTATATTTCTAGTTGTCATTTTACACCATGATTAATATTTGTATAGCTGTATGACTTGAAATATTGGCGACGTGTGCATCTAAAAAGCCAACTTTGCAAACTGCAAATTGTTAAGCCTCCGGGAGGatgtggagatttttttttaattgttcgTTACGTCGTGGAAGCAGTGCATTTTCCATAGGACTaccctcaaaataaaaaagattttgtttttaatccaagATAAATGCCGaatgttttcagatattttatagGATTTATGGTTTCATTGTGACTGTGGTCTGGTTCGTCTCCTCAACGTTGCAATAAAGTGTTGCTAGGTAAGGCTAAACTTTTGTAGTAAACAGCTAACTCcgtttttatacaaaaattgTATACAAACAAATGAGGAATTGCCTAATAATGTTGTAAAACTGTgttgtttgcaatatttttaaatcagtttaagAAATGTAAAGTATATATTGTCATTCTAAATTGTAAAAACCATTCGTTATGAATATGTGAGCgtttcacagcaaaaaaaattacaagttttTCCAAATCggattttgttttactgtgacTCAACGTCCAAAATGCAGCCACGGtatgtccaaaagaaaaaacaactaagtGGAATCATTTGCATATTGAGAGTCTACAGAGGCTGATAATCTCCCCACTCTAGAGgtttgagttttatgtcaaatccacatgaattaaatgacagaaactaaTTTTCTCAACACATCTTCATTTTGTCCAGCTGTAGACTCCGAGTCTCTGTCCAATCAGAGGTAGGTATTGTGTAGTTGgtgcttttaatcagttttcagttaattaaatccGAGTCTGtggaacacaaaatgtcaccaaaatcactctgtccctctaaaatccttcagaaaatcttaaaagtgcATCAAATTGTATAGGTTCGTATTGTTTGCTGAATATCGTGATATATATCGTATTGTGAGTACAACATCGCATCGTATTGTGAGCTTGTTGTATCACTACCCCCCAAAATCATGATAtttgcaatttaattttttatagaTGTaaggcatttttttattttattagttgaCGGAGTGACGCCatgaaaaagacaagagttaaatgaaaaaaagatcaagatgttgatctttttttttagcatagcCAGGAAACATAGttgaattgatttgaaaaaaacaaaaattgtgatATTTAATCTAAGAGTATCAGGTTGATGACTTTGGTGTCCAATTCTTTGAAATTTTGATGACtttgaaataaatatctttaataGGTCTCTTTTGCATTTCTGGGGTGAAACAAATTTGtgagttaatttaaattgttttgtgacttATGTGTTAGCTTATTGACAGTTGTGGATAAATGCCTGGGATATTAACACTAgtgttttgagaaaaattgtTATGCTGGTTTGAAAAACAGTCAGATGTGTGTCCAATTCTTgggcttttactttttttgtttttttcttttttgaaaaattaatctcagaatctCTTCTCACACTCCTACGGTTACCACGGAGTCTAAAGGAACAGATCAAGCTGATCAAATCCCGCCACCCTCAGCGCACCGACTACCTTACCGGATGACAAATGATGCGCACCCACACGATTGCAGATTTGGCGCATGCGCAGCGGTCGTGTTTGTATGGAACGTTCTGGTGCCTGTGCGACAGTTAGCAGCCACAGTGAGGCGCAACCACAGCGGAGGAAGCCAGTGGACGACGACAAGGGAGCTAGCGGCCCTTTGGCTGAGCGTATCTGGATTTTGGGCGAAAGAAACATAGGGTGCTAAAATGACCAGTGAGTATCGACAAATAATTCCACTTTTAGGCAAATTTCTGGACTGCATGTGGTCTCTGTTTGGCTACTGATCGACCTTGGTTCTGTCTATTTCAGAAAATAGACGTTCCCGAATCAGTGCATCTAACGTTCTGTCATGGTATTTGTTTGtacgtttttatttatatttaaagccAATGCAGTGCTGTCTATGATCGGTTTGCTTGAAGCGAGTCTTGATTTAAAGTGTGTTCCACCTGACTGTGTGTTACATAAGAGGCGTCTCTTATTGTCTGTGGGTCAGTGGACTGTCTGTTCCGGTTGTTAGCCTGAGCCCTAGCTTGCAGCACGAACGGGTTTCGTTTACCGTTTTCTCGCTTAATTAGAAGCTAGTGGCGTGAATAGCGAACAGGACGTCAGCAATGTGAGAGGAGGTGATCTTGAAACTGCGCTGTAGTGGTTCTACCATTGTTACCCTTCGTCAATAACCCCGCTGGTTGCGACAAAGCGCTGGTGGATGCATTTCTTCCTCAGGCGCTGCTGCTCCGCAGCGCCGCTCTGCCACGTCGGCTTCTTTAACCCATTACATATTTCAtctatctattttattttctatgctattcaaatgattaaataaagagTTTTAGGGCgccatgcatttttttttttacttagaaaaAGGACCGTGCACCCTGAGGTGTGTTACTGATGTGCCGCTGCTTTTTGTCCGCCCCGCAGGAGGCAACCAGCGCGAGCTTGCACGCCAGAAGGCTGCCAAGAAGCAGACCGAGCAGAGCAAAGGCAAGCGGAACGAGGACGGGCTTTCCGCCGCCGCCAGGAAACAACGGTGAGCACCGGGAACGACAGTTTCGGCACCTTTATTTATGTTTCGCAAAATGAGTGCAGGTTGTAGATTTACTTTAGTTGCGTCCTAAATTTGGAAGTCAGTTGCTTCTTTTGTGTCCCCcctctacttttttttctttcgaagTAATCTtcttattgttattgttaataACAATTAGTTAAAATCAATTGAAATAACAATTGAATCTACAAAATACGGAGAattattgtctttgtttttgtcggGAACTTCAGTATTTTGATGTTACAGCAGTGTTTTTGCATGTTATCGTTCTGGCTAAAGATTTTGGGTATAATGGCACGTTGAAAAATCATTGTTAGATGGATATATATAAACTATTTCAGGTCCAACTAATAGAACAAAATAACCAACCTATGTATTTTCTAACAGAATGTGCCGCACACTCTTttacagatgttttgtttttgctctgttttgtatttgacttgaatgttgcttttttttaaatgggattatttttagttttcatttcctgaaatccagacattttcctCAAACTTAACTCTGACTTGTATGTTTAATACTTTCCGGCTTTAAAAGCACAGATTTAAACAATTGATTAAAGCTTGTTGTTGTTTGATTCATGCATTGCAGTTCTCTTAATAACCTCAACTAAttggagatgtttttttccccgtCGCAGGGATGCAGAAATCATgcaacagaagcagaaaaaagcaaacGAAACGGGGAAAGCAGGCACGAAGTCCAAGTGAAAAATGACACGGAAGAAGAATTAAACTCTCTGTTTTTGAGAACATCACTCGATCAGCATTCTTTCCTGATATTTATAAGAACGGATCTGTCAGTTTTGTCTAGACTCGAGAATTCAGGATCCACCAAATCTACCTGAGGATTGCTTGTCAGAGTTACTTTCCATggttaaattaaacaaacatatgGGTTAAGCcctaacccccccccccccccgaagCGGTGCTGCGTTCAGAGCACCATCAGCGGCGTAAGCAGGATGAAGTGGAGCAACTATTGATGTAAAAGCATCTGTGTAACAGTTgtgtatttttgtacaaaaaaaagtgtccctttctgatttcaaataaagtgtatctTTTTAGTTCATGCTTACTTATTCTGAATGTTTGTGGTTGGAGTTTGTGTAGCACTTAAGCTCATTAATATAACATAATGAACGTGCAGCCTTTGATCAGCTGCATttagagaaaacccatttctcTTCAACTATTCTTtcaaatacataatttaaataaacgtGCCAACTCTTAAATTCCCCTTTgaattagtgtgtgtgtgtatgcatgatcgtttgttctgtttctcctgtgatttaattaaatcaaaaacaggCATGAAGATTAAgcgaacaaaaacaaaatgaaatgtggagaagaaaaaaacccgtCTCCATCCAGCGTCCCTCTGCAGGTACAGGACATCCTAAAAACAtcctaattttatatttttgtaattgcagcgacaataaattcagattttatttgtgcatATTATCATTTTCAGAACTTTtactatgtttaaaaaaaaaaaaaaaaagtacagcaaTATCCCACCCATCAAAAACTAAATTTCAGTGTTTGATGGGTGGGACTGGGTTAATTTGTTTGCACCCATTGACtgaacatttaacttttttttttttaaatataaataaatgtttatcaaaaataattaggtTAGATCAGCAGTAGTACAAATAATACATGAATTATTAGATTGATAAGAGATGGTCAATGCAGCTTGACCATCTCCAAGCTgcattaaacatgaaaacactgGAATTACACATaggttgtgttttgatgtagtGAAGGGATGTGCAGTTTAGGATGATCAACAGCCGATAGCAACGTGTAcacttatttatttcctttctatTTTTCAGGCACTTTAGgccagtaaaaataatttaaaaagttttaaaatgcaaaattgcGAAAAGATTTCCCAAAACATTGAAAATTTGTATGGAAGAAGATTAGGGCCACCggaaaaaagaattctgagattaaagtcagaattctgactttctgactttaatctcggaattctgactttaaatcagaattctgactttaaatcagaattctgactttaaatcagaattctgactttaataaaaaataaagtcagaattctttttgtttttttggtggttctaatcctcttccgtaaaTTTGAGATCATATCAGAggcattaatgttttattgctaGTAATTCAATAACATCGCAAGAAACAAtattaatagtaataaaaatgtaaaaaaaaaaaaacgaggtGAATGGGTCCACTTTCACTCAGACGTCAGCGTGGTGCATGCTGGGTAATGGGGATGGTATTTAGCTAGTTAGACCTTTTCATGTTGGACTCAGAATCAACTCTAACAACAAAACGATGCAATAATTATGAATATGGGACCAACCAAGTTTAgttttgatgttaaaaaaacatgagaataataatagtagaaatatttattaataccaaTTAAGGTTTCAGgtaatacactgcctggccaaaaaaaaaagtcgccaccaaaaaatggtcacactctctaatattttgttggaccgcctttagctttgattacagcccgcattcgctgtggcattgtttcaataagcttctgcagtgtcacaagatttatttccatccagtgttgcattaatctttcaccaagatcttgtattgatgatgggagagtctgaccactgcgcaaagccttctccagcacatcccaaagattctcaatggggttaaggtctggactctgtggtggccaagatgtctcatgctccctgaaccactctttcacaatgtgagcccgatgaatcctggcattgtcatcttggaatatgcccgttccatttgggaagacaaaatccattgatggaataacctggtcattcagtatatccaggtagtcagctgacctcattctttgggcacacaatgctGCTGAACCTAGatctgaccaactgcagcaaccccagatcatagcactgcccccacaggcttgtacagtaggcattaggcatgatgggtgcatcacttcacctgcctctcttcttaccctgatgcgcccatcactctggaacagggtaaatctggactcatcagaccacatgaccctcttccattcctccagagtccaatctttatgctccctagcaaactgaagcatttttttctggttagccttactgattagaggttttcttccggctacacagctgttcaatcccaaccccttgagttccctttgcattgtgcgtgtggaaatgcttttgcgttcacaattaaacatactcctgagttttgctgttgtttttcttcgatttgatttgaccaaacgtttaagtaatcgccgatcacgatcattcaggattttttcccgaccacatttcttcctggaagacgatggttccccaccatccttccagtttttaatgatgcgttggacagttcttaacccaattctagtagtttctgcaatctccttagatgttttctctgcttgatgcatgccaatgatttgacccttcttaaacagactaacgtcttttccacgaccacaagatgtgtcttttgccatggttgtttaagaaaggaggagttactcattgcatcagctggggttaaataacttgttgccagctgaaagataatctcctatgcagtacttatccaataagaggcttgtacctatttgcttagttaaatccaggtggcgactttttttttggccaggcagtgtatatcaAAGTGTGAAGCCGCGTTACTGTAAGTGAGGGAGATGTAAAATAGATTAGATTAAAGCTGAAGAGGCAACACATGGCCATTAGGTGGAGACAAACGCTGCAATAAACACAAGTGGTTTTAACAGCAAGCTGGATGACATTTATTAAATGCTCTCCTACAGAAGTCAAAACACTCATTCTGTGCATACATAATAAATAACACACAGTAGGAACAGCTTCAGGCAAATTTAGTATGTAAAGATTCAACAGCAGGAACATGTGATTAAAGCATCAGGTTtgcacagaaaaaacagaactaGATATGAATCCCTTCTCCAGCATGTTTGTGTCCTTCGTTTTCAGATTACAGAGTGACAAAATGTATCTGCTCTCCATCTCAAGCAGGGAGAGCAGGTGAGGCTCTGAATAGTGATGAGAGACAAAATGCAGCATCAGCCAGTGGCGTAAATGGGAGAAAACTCAAATCTGATCCGCTATCATCCGCTGCTCTCTGCTCAGCGCTTTTGCATAAGATCTCATTTAAATTCAAGCGTCAGGAAGACAAGCAGCAGCGTGTGGGTTCTGGcctggtgtgtgttttttttttccttttctttttcttgacgCATCAAGCAAGAAACTCGGTGATCATGAGAAGTGtagagtggaaagaaaagctgcagtcAGTCTGATTAAAATCATAAACAGACTTCTCTCATCAagcttttcctttcatttcgTTTTCTAATCTCCTAAACGTGcagaaaatactttgtttttgacAGAACTTTAATATGTGCGCCTGATATCAGACTTCAAGCAATGTCAGCCGATTTGATCTAATACAAGTGTTCCTGCTTTTACCGCTGAAACATTCTGGGTGACAAAAACACGGCTtggtttttgtctgtctttttaaTACATTCCTGGAAAATAATTTGTAGCATTTTCCACCAGAATTTCCTTTTCCCTGCTCAATTGATCCTCCAGAGTTATCATGGGCCGTGGAAATCTTCACGAGTTACCGAGGACGTGCAGTTTCCCTCAGCCGACTGAATATAAACTCTGCTTAGTGAATTTTGCAACATAATCACAACTGAAATGCTGCTTATTCTCAGTGGCTAGTGATGTGTTAACATTGAATCGCAGATTACTCTTCTTGTCCGTCGTGATGGCAGATAATCCAGTGGTGTTTGATGTAAAATGGGACGTCAAGGAGAAATGCAGACAAAGGCTTAGGAAGAGTGAAATGAGTTCAAAGATTGCCTCTAAAATTTCAAGAACCTTGAGTATCTCTAGAGATACACGTCGGTGCCGAGTCTTTATGTATGCTTTGATCATCACTTTTGTCTAACCCTAAATGGATCCTCTTTATGCCATAAAAGACACTCCTAACACATTAAAGTATTGGCTATCAACGATGGTGTGTGATATCTAGGATCAAACTGTAACAGAAGCAAATCCTGTGGACCGCAGATCACACTCACTTGCTTGGTGATGCAGTGATGAAGAGTTTAGCGAGCCCTACTTCAAGGCCTTGGAATGATCGGTTCTTCCCCAGTTGGTTCCGGCCAGATTCGTCTCCATTCGCAGATCCTGCACGGTTCCCCCCCATTTGATAGACAGCAGACTTCATTCGTTGACTGGCCCTTGGATTTGCGTCACCAGGCGAGCGAAGGCGGCACTTGCAAGCTCCTTGAACAACATCTCAACCATTTCCAATCTGCAATGAGACCATGGTAGATGGCGAGCTGTAAATGGATAATTCCATGGccaaaccttttgtttttctttttaaaatcaattgtTGTGGAAGAGCGCAGGGCAGGGCAACCTGCAACAAATAAATATGCCTTGAGACTTTGGAGAAAGTAGCTGCCCGAGGTCACACAAGCAAAATTACATCATTGGAGTGCCAACCATAGCTCTATAGACCACACTGCCAATGGAGACACACCCAACTTGGCTAGAACCAAACCAGACACTAACTGGCTAGAGAGAGAGATTTGACAATTGAGAGACAAAAACGTTCATTGCTGCTGGGTTTAAAGATGCAGGAGCCACATCGGATTTGGAGGTCAGGCTGAGAAATCTCTCGCTTTCTCACTTGGAATTCagagtttagattttttttttcttcccagtaGAAAAGAATAAGATTTTTCAGAGTGTAAACTGGAACCACACTGCTTGCTGCCCACCAAAAGTACAATATAGCAGTGAgacataaacaataatattgcaTTTCAGTGCCTAGATCTTGATTCAGGTTCGACTCTCAATTAAAAGTCCACTTTAATTTTTCTAGGCTTACTTATTCAGATCTGGTGACCTTAGAGACTCGTTCGACCACATTCAGTAATTTCCCAGAATAAAAGACAGTTCAACCTTTGTGTCAAAAACAcgtaatttattcatttatcttaaaaaattaaaataaagtgccttttatgtacaataaaaacaacaatcacaATCTcgataatacaaaaaaatacagttcaCAAATTTGtacacagttaaaaaaaaaaatcatgcaggCAAGACCACATTTGTCTACTAATTATTCAGTCAACTAAGCTTCCGGTGTTCAGTATGCTGAGCCAATGCTTCGTCTCATGGTTGAGGGTTTTGGAGTTGTGCTTTGCAACGTTTTCTGCTGTACTACATCACGCAGCACAAAGGATCCAGTGCTCCTAAAGTGGTTTCTTTTTGtagttcagacttttttttttttttttttttacgtaaatcctgaagaaaaaaaaaaagaaaaaaaagtggagtCGTATTACCTggatttttaggaaaataagACTGCTGTAGATAACCGGCTACATTCAAATCCAGTACAGTTTCATTACTGAGGAAGTGTGTTTCGCACATTAATGTCACAGGTTTATCCCAGTGACATTAAACAGTTTGTAGCTTTTAAGTAATGCAGCTTAACAAGTGTATAGTAAAAACACCGACTGCTTAAGATGCTGTTGACCGTCTCCGTGtttctatttgtattttttaacttttttttttttttgacataaccCAAGGCTGCAGCATGGAGCAGCTCTCGGTTCTGTTTGTAGGCAAACATAAAAGCGGCATGGGTGATTATGTAAATCCGCTACCGACCCGTGTTGTGTAGTTAAGTGTGCCCGCCGGGGCTACAATCACGCCATTGACCACATTTCTGTTGACGAGGTCACTGCTGGATAGTGTACAGTGTAGCACACAGCTGAAGGCAGAAAATCTTCGCATCTAAACGCTAAAGGCATTTCTTTGTGTGGCAGCGTTAACCGTCAAGCACTTCAACACAGGTTACAGAGACAATTTGTTTGCAaacatttccccccccccaaagaCTTGTAGAATTCCTTTTACTGTGTACCTCTGATAAaatcttcttgtttttaagaaattggTTGAGTTTCAGCTAGCAGTACACAATGTTTGAGAGAGTAACTCATTTGTTAACAGCTGCAAATATCTACCTTCTGTCTCTACACTACAGTTTTAAATATACAGTGTTTGCTTAGCAAGTGCAAAACCAGAGAAGTTACTATTAGGCTTAATTTAAGcttaagaaataataattacaataaaatgatgCTTGTAGGCCAGCAGTTGTCATGGATACCCTAGATAGCTACAGGCCCAGCCACCGTCTCAAGaaggttaagaaaaaaaatgcatgcataaacagaaaaaaataaacgcTTCGATTCAAACTGGGAATAGCTGTTTCACCATGCAAAACAGCTACGAGCtaaattagctaaatatttttgtagtgattattgaaataaattaaatagaatatATACCACTAgaacacaaatattaaaatatttactttttcatcaccaagtaaaatattaaatataaaaaaataatttctttgccCTCAATTTAAATTCGTTTACAGAAGCCTAGTAAGCCACGCTAAGCAGCATCCATGAGCTAATTAGAGATACTTTTGTAGTTCAACTAAATAatatgaagggaaaaaaaaactaaaaatgaatgTAATGGCCATAATCTGCCTTTTCAGTTGTGTAGTGAagtgttaaatataaaaacacaagaatgaaGACTTCTTTCTGGcctaaattttaatttgttgacaGACGGCTAGGAATCTAAGCTAAGTAGCAACCATGTTAATTTGTGGGTGTTTAACTTTCTTTAGCAATTACaactaaacagaaaagtaatgaaatttaaaactgtaaCCAGAACTCAAgcattaaaattacatttttagcaactcaatacaatgtgaaatattattcaactttttagttttttgttttagcttcactAGCTAGCACAGGTAGAAGCTAGCTGCAGTTACCAATTTGTAAATTTTAACCGTTTTCTTTTTAGCTATTAAAAAAATTCCTGTTTGAAACAATAAAGGATTGTTGTTTAACAATTCTGAAGGCTAATTAAAAGccaattatataaaaaaaaaatacaa is a window of Xiphophorus maculatus strain JP 163 A chromosome 4, X_maculatus-5.0-male, whole genome shotgun sequence DNA encoding:
- the LOC102222285 gene encoding small EDRK-rich factor 2-like, with the translated sequence MTRGNQRELARQKAAKKQTEQSKGKRNEDGLSAAARKQRDAEIMQQKQKKANETGKAGTKSK